From a single Paenibacillus sp. FSL W8-0426 genomic region:
- a CDS encoding GNAT family N-acetyltransferase, with amino-acid sequence MERDITNGSGVKGGSVLHEAAERPGGRGGSSLGVRVHIYDRTDVGHMDWPDTDDGRYARAYLEPLMLEGTKHYMANVETTLMLVRIDDLILPLTVNDAQYENAYVCSPYTHYVRYAKQELSLLQRPLLEKGLSRLLNLVGWGMRRSKFNKVVHVNNWLLSTNLFPAMTGEQAVAVMHAVRERFPDHAVVFRSLCPGLHPEITAALGEAGCKMIPSRQIYLYRANDPTFGNSKSRWLLKRDYDLLAKNGYTLVSEAEMTDADIPRIAELYRLLYLEKYSYDNPQFGEPFIALAKASGTLTLYGLRKEGRLDAVMGYFCRNGMMTTPLFGYDTALPQSVGLYRMLSACLIGQAKENGCLLHESAGAAQFKRNRGAVADFEYSAVYDRHLPLARRGCWSLLDRLLNRVGVPIMRKMKL; translated from the coding sequence ATGGAACGAGACATAACTAACGGGAGTGGAGTCAAAGGGGGAAGTGTCCTCCATGAAGCAGCAGAGCGACCGGGCGGCAGGGGAGGAAGCAGCCTCGGCGTACGCGTGCACATTTATGATCGGACCGACGTCGGTCACATGGATTGGCCTGATACGGATGATGGCCGATATGCGAGAGCATATCTGGAGCCGCTTATGCTGGAGGGCACGAAGCATTACATGGCAAACGTTGAGACGACGCTAATGCTCGTCCGAATCGATGACCTTATTCTGCCTTTGACCGTAAACGATGCGCAATACGAAAATGCTTATGTTTGCTCCCCGTACACGCATTATGTGCGTTATGCGAAACAGGAATTGTCGCTGCTTCAACGTCCGCTGCTCGAAAAAGGGTTGTCCCGGCTGCTGAATCTGGTCGGCTGGGGGATGCGCCGTTCGAAATTCAACAAGGTCGTGCACGTCAACAACTGGCTGTTGTCCACGAATCTGTTTCCTGCCATGACGGGCGAGCAGGCGGTCGCCGTGATGCATGCGGTACGGGAACGCTTCCCGGACCATGCCGTCGTTTTTCGCTCCTTATGCCCCGGCTTGCATCCCGAAATTACGGCCGCTCTCGGCGAGGCCGGCTGCAAAATGATTCCGAGCAGGCAGATTTATCTGTACCGGGCGAATGACCCGACATTCGGCAATTCGAAGTCGCGGTGGCTGCTGAAGCGCGATTACGACCTGCTGGCCAAAAACGGATATACCCTTGTCTCCGAAGCGGAGATGACGGATGCGGACATTCCGCGAATTGCCGAGCTGTACCGACTGCTTTACCTTGAAAAGTATTCGTACGACAATCCCCAGTTCGGCGAGCCGTTCATCGCGCTGGCGAAAGCCTCTGGCACGCTGACGCTTTACGGTTTGCGAAAAGAGGGGCGGCTCGACGCGGTCATGGGTTATTTCTGCCGCAACGGAATGATGACAACCCCGTTGTTCGGCTATGACACGGCGCTGCCGCAGTCCGTCGGCCTGTACCGGATGCTGTCGGCCTGCCTGATCGGGCAAGCCAAGGAGAACGGCTGCCTGCTTCATGAGAGCGCAGGTGCAGCACAGTTCAAACGCAATCGCGGCGCAGTGGCCGATTTCGAATATTCAGCCGTGTACGACCGACATCTGCCGCTGGCAAGGCGTGGGTGCTGGTCGCTGCTGGACAGGCTGCTGAACCGGGTAGGCGTGCCGATCATGCGCAAAATGAAGCTGTAA
- a CDS encoding DUF4274 domain-containing protein, with translation MNWQEISKSKNAEQVREAVTMLDVNETDERGRTPLMLLLTHRMPIEGIRYVLQQNPDLEVADKLGDTALKKAVKFKQEEAIRLLIEHGARLDSPMGIAGTAWYASRNHPKIADLLLETPGAVRLTLTDEEQERVDAILYEESINEVVTRIRQLDSDVLLHAVVDGYNWDDGPEPMVAVFEHPACAEITMLDMYELMEAEYWLDMDEEEAESHMDGATYRRLALLIKEKCSL, from the coding sequence ATGAACTGGCAGGAAATCAGCAAATCGAAAAACGCTGAACAGGTTCGAGAAGCCGTGACAATGTTGGACGTGAATGAAACGGATGAACGAGGACGGACGCCGCTCATGCTGCTGCTGACGCACCGCATGCCGATCGAAGGCATTCGCTACGTGTTACAGCAAAATCCGGACCTGGAAGTCGCGGATAAACTAGGGGACACGGCGCTTAAAAAGGCGGTCAAGTTCAAACAGGAGGAGGCGATCCGGCTGCTGATCGAGCATGGGGCGAGATTGGATTCGCCGATGGGGATCGCGGGAACGGCATGGTATGCCTCCCGAAACCATCCGAAAATCGCGGACCTGCTGCTCGAGACGCCGGGAGCGGTTAGGCTAACCTTGACGGATGAAGAGCAGGAGCGGGTCGATGCGATTCTGTACGAGGAATCCATAAATGAGGTCGTCACGCGAATTCGTCAGCTCGATTCGGACGTACTGCTGCATGCGGTTGTGGACGGGTACAACTGGGACGACGGACCGGAACCTATGGTTGCCGTGTTTGAGCACCCCGCATGCGCGGAAATAACGATGCTTGACATGTATGAGCTCATGGAAGCCGAATATTGGCTGGATATGGACGAAGAAGAGGCCGAAAGCCACATGGATGGTGCGACTTATCGCAGGCTGGCCCTGTTGATTAAAGAGAAATGCTCGCTATGA
- a CDS encoding methyl-accepting chemotaxis protein gives MNRFDEIILKRNKIIAIILWIVLVLGASLAFMEPKLIVSSVVVILFTAWITYANAKKKHIHLIPWLVTVLISLSGVFAGWGSNDPLVSILISSILLIYPDNKKFAVGFVVALAGNILQLLIVPTATADQWTGNAINAGLLAITGAILFMVSHLNQRLFLKSEQRWAEMQQSRERVEEMLEHVKSAVSGLSTFTEQLKRKVEETGSITNEVTIGFTEVARGVEFQASSVAEISESLAVSDQHIREVASNSNKMKELSSSMAESTENGTANMDQLNLKMLELYDAINTTADDMKKFNDESESIGLMLDSILDIASQTNLLALNAAIEAARAGEHGRGFAVVSEEVRKLAEHSGQSASDIAGILSRLREQTQALTDRFENLRLTLKEGKENARLTEEAFRTISQNSRLVLSQAADIEGSSETMKASSTRVVNEVSEISSVTEQSSAAAAQILASMEEQRMLTQRMVASFGELEQLIHGLNTLVTDQEESQDSAQ, from the coding sequence ATGAATCGTTTTGATGAAATCATCTTGAAAAGAAACAAAATAATCGCCATCATCCTATGGATCGTCCTGGTTCTGGGAGCCTCGCTCGCCTTTATGGAACCGAAACTTATCGTTTCCAGCGTTGTCGTGATTCTGTTCACGGCATGGATCACCTATGCGAACGCCAAGAAAAAACATATCCATCTGATTCCCTGGCTGGTTACCGTTCTTATATCGTTAAGCGGCGTATTTGCCGGATGGGGAAGCAATGATCCCTTGGTCAGCATTCTGATCTCGTCCATTCTGTTGATCTATCCGGATAACAAAAAATTTGCGGTCGGTTTTGTGGTTGCCCTTGCAGGCAACATTCTTCAATTGTTGATCGTTCCGACGGCTACGGCAGATCAATGGACCGGTAATGCCATTAACGCGGGCCTGCTTGCCATAACGGGAGCTATTCTGTTCATGGTGTCTCACTTGAATCAAAGATTATTTCTGAAAAGCGAGCAACGCTGGGCTGAAATGCAGCAATCCCGGGAGCGGGTGGAGGAAATGCTGGAGCATGTCAAAAGCGCCGTATCGGGTCTGTCGACCTTTACGGAGCAGTTGAAACGCAAGGTCGAAGAAACAGGCTCCATCACCAATGAGGTGACCATCGGTTTCACCGAAGTGGCGAGAGGCGTCGAATTCCAGGCCAGCAGCGTGGCGGAAATTTCCGAATCGCTTGCCGTCTCCGATCAGCACATTCGCGAGGTTGCGTCCAACTCGAACAAAATGAAAGAACTGTCTTCCAGCATGGCTGAAAGCACCGAGAACGGAACGGCCAACATGGACCAGCTCAACCTGAAAATGCTTGAATTATACGATGCGATCAACACGACGGCCGATGACATGAAGAAGTTCAATGATGAGAGCGAATCCATCGGCTTGATGCTGGACAGCATTTTGGACATTGCAAGCCAGACCAATCTGCTTGCGCTCAATGCGGCCATCGAAGCGGCACGCGCGGGCGAGCATGGCAGGGGGTTCGCCGTTGTATCCGAAGAGGTGCGCAAGCTGGCAGAGCATTCCGGGCAATCTGCGTCTGATATTGCAGGCATTCTGTCCAGGCTCAGGGAACAGACGCAGGCACTTACGGATCGATTCGAAAATCTCCGCCTTACCTTGAAAGAGGGGAAAGAGAATGCAAGGCTGACGGAAGAGGCATTCCGTACCATCAGCCAAAATTCCCGATTGGTGCTGAGCCAAGCCGCGGATATCGAGGGCAGCTCCGAAACGATGAAGGCATCCTCCACCAGAGTGGTCAATGAGGTGTCGGAAATTTCCAGCGTCACCGAGCAGTCCAGCGCGGCGGCAGCACAAATTTTGGCCAGCATGGAAGAGCAGCGTATGTTGACTCAGCGGATGGTCGCCAGCTTCGGCGAGCTGGAACAGTTGATACACGGACTGAACACTTTGGTAACCGATCAGGAAGAATCGCAGGATAGCGCTCAATAA
- a CDS encoding SMI1/KNR4 family protein: protein MNEQLTRIREKWSLLRVLDAELELFGADHHEYEMLPVMTQEQITAFERKWDIRLPDGYREFLSTIGAGGAGPFYGLEKPEDGVYAVLDYPDELNAISDPFLFTEAWNWDYDWYDDSKDEDEWAALEHEYYDPKWSAGMLRISNFGCGVSINLIVKGESYGEIWTDDRGNSNGIYPDHYFGNAERLGFLDWYELWLDRSLKEMTEDENVAVEEP from the coding sequence ATGAATGAACAATTGACGCGCATCCGCGAGAAATGGAGCCTTTTAAGAGTGCTTGATGCTGAGCTTGAATTGTTCGGGGCGGATCATCACGAATATGAAATGCTGCCTGTCATGACTCAGGAGCAGATCACAGCATTTGAACGGAAGTGGGACATCCGGCTGCCTGACGGGTACAGGGAATTTCTTTCGACGATTGGCGCTGGCGGAGCAGGGCCGTTCTATGGCCTGGAGAAGCCGGAGGATGGCGTGTATGCGGTATTGGATTACCCGGACGAGCTGAATGCGATCTCAGATCCTTTTCTGTTCACGGAAGCATGGAACTGGGATTATGACTGGTATGATGATAGCAAGGACGAAGACGAATGGGCCGCGTTGGAGCACGAATATTATGATCCGAAGTGGTCTGCGGGCATGCTGCGAATCAGCAATTTCGGCTGCGGGGTGTCGATCAATTTGATCGTCAAAGGCGAGTCTTACGGCGAGATCTGGACGGATGACCGCGGCAACAGCAATGGCATTTATCCTGACCATTATTTCGGCAATGCGGAGCGGCTTGGATTTTTGGACTGGTATGAGCTATGGCTGGACCGCTCGCTAAAAGAAATGACAGAAGACGAAAATGTGGCTGTTGAAGAGCCGTAA
- a CDS encoding PilZ domain-containing protein, with protein sequence MSINLRREPFRYTLKEPLDFDIYILSINGVSAPHKPIQAELCDISRSGCQLSFPLALHVESNNIRIGMDMTLSEDPIHLEGLIRWGQQIDGKWHYGVQLDMTEGNSERFYKEMRMLAGQGRIIVK encoded by the coding sequence ATGTCGATCAACCTTAGAAGAGAACCGTTTCGTTATACTTTAAAAGAACCACTCGACTTTGACATCTATATTCTCAGCATAAACGGTGTATCTGCGCCGCATAAACCGATTCAAGCCGAATTATGCGATATTAGCCGTTCCGGATGCCAATTGTCGTTCCCGCTCGCTCTGCACGTCGAGAGCAACAACATCCGAATCGGAATGGATATGACTTTGTCCGAGGATCCCATCCATTTGGAAGGCCTGATCCGTTGGGGCCAGCAAATTGACGGCAAGTGGCATTACGGCGTGCAGCTCGATATGACCGAAGGCAACAGCGAACGTTTCTATAAAGAGATGCGCATGCTTGCCGGCCAAGGCCGAATCATCGTCAAGTGA
- a CDS encoding collagen-like protein: MAMFPPFGPGGPGGPGVGPGGIFGPGGPGGGPGGFGPGGPGGFGPGGPGGPSAPPFFPGGGGGGPQGVQAPTSPPPSFTPQQPVSAFAVDPGAISGCLFRYTYIWPTRGPGFWMYPIFVGRNSVAGFRWTGFFWMYTGIDLQQIGSFTCF, from the coding sequence ATGGCAATGTTTCCCCCTTTTGGACCCGGAGGACCGGGCGGACCTGGTGTAGGACCTGGAGGAATTTTTGGACCCGGAGGTCCTGGTGGAGGCCCCGGCGGATTTGGACCTGGTGGTCCTGGAGGATTTGGACCAGGCGGTCCCGGCGGTCCTTCAGCGCCACCGTTTTTCCCTGGCGGTGGTGGTGGCGGACCGCAAGGAGTGCAGGCTCCTACCTCGCCGCCGCCTTCGTTTACTCCCCAGCAGCCTGTTTCGGCGTTCGCGGTAGATCCGGGAGCTATATCCGGGTGCTTGTTCCGTTATACGTACATTTGGCCGACTCGCGGTCCCGGTTTCTGGATGTACCCCATATTCGTCGGCAGAAACTCGGTAGCCGGCTTCCGCTGGACCGGTTTCTTCTGGATGTACACTGGCATAGATCTGCAGCAGATCGGCTCGTTTACCTGTTTCTAA
- a CDS encoding beta-glucoside-specific PTS transporter subunit IIABC, translated as MDKQQLSKEILKLVGGEENIDQVTHCMTRLRFNLNDNKKADKATLKNTPGVMGVMENGGQFQVIIGNDVPVVYNALVSNMSKAPTGEGASTGTKKKRNPVSALFDFIAGMFTPILPAITGAGMIKGIVAILVALGWMSDSSSTYIILSAIGDGAFYFLPIILAVSAAKKLGSNMFIGAALGAGIMHPTITALLANGDSSFAGIKVVAATYSSTVIPIVIAIWIASYVEKAVDRITHASLKLIVVPTVTLLIMVPLTLIAIGPLGSIIGNGLSGGISWLFDNMSIVASILIGGTMSLLIITGMHYALTPIVIGSITSLGYDFIIPLMFVANWAQAGGALGVGFRAKNLQSKSLAFSTGLTAIMGITEPAMYGVNMKYKKPFIAALLGGAIGGAFMGIFHVKAYVITGLVGLPGVAAFISPAISTLILAIVGGLIAMAAAALITYILGIKEEDAPAAAPAAPVADNSTSSAPAAVVEAPSTVQAAQIFSPMDGEVKSLSEVPDPAFSEEIMGKGFAIQPAGSRAVSPVNGTVFSLSKSGHAIGLVSDEGAEMLIHIGIDTVKLKGQFFTPKVQAGAKVTVGDVLMEFDREEIEKAGYNTITPVIITNMHQYSTIESAGRTMIKEKELIYTAKA; from the coding sequence ATGGATAAACAACAATTGTCCAAAGAGATCCTGAAGCTGGTTGGCGGCGAAGAAAATATTGACCAAGTCACGCACTGTATGACCAGATTGAGATTCAACTTGAACGACAACAAAAAAGCGGACAAAGCGACGCTGAAAAATACACCGGGCGTTATGGGCGTCATGGAAAACGGCGGACAGTTCCAGGTCATCATCGGGAACGACGTACCCGTCGTATACAACGCGCTTGTGAGTAATATGAGCAAGGCTCCGACAGGAGAAGGAGCTTCGACCGGAACAAAAAAGAAAAGAAATCCCGTAAGTGCTTTGTTTGATTTCATCGCGGGGATGTTCACGCCGATCCTGCCGGCCATCACGGGCGCGGGTATGATCAAAGGGATCGTGGCGATCCTGGTAGCCCTTGGCTGGATGAGCGATTCCAGCTCCACGTATATCATCTTGTCTGCGATCGGTGATGGCGCATTCTACTTCCTGCCCATCATTCTGGCAGTCAGCGCAGCCAAAAAATTGGGCAGCAACATGTTTATCGGCGCGGCTCTGGGCGCGGGCATCATGCACCCGACGATTACGGCATTGCTTGCTAACGGAGATTCGTCTTTCGCAGGTATTAAAGTCGTCGCCGCAACGTACTCGTCCACGGTGATTCCGATCGTTATTGCGATCTGGATTGCATCCTACGTGGAAAAAGCGGTTGACCGCATCACGCATGCTTCGCTGAAATTGATCGTTGTACCTACGGTAACGCTGTTGATCATGGTTCCACTCACGTTGATTGCCATTGGGCCGCTGGGTTCCATTATTGGTAACGGATTGTCTGGCGGTATTTCATGGCTGTTCGATAACATGTCTATCGTTGCCAGCATTCTGATTGGCGGAACGATGTCGCTGCTCATTATTACAGGGATGCACTATGCCCTTACGCCGATCGTTATCGGCTCCATTACAAGCCTGGGTTATGACTTTATCATACCGCTGATGTTTGTAGCCAACTGGGCTCAAGCCGGCGGTGCGCTCGGTGTCGGATTCCGCGCCAAAAACCTGCAATCCAAATCGTTGGCCTTCTCTACAGGGTTGACGGCGATTATGGGGATCACCGAACCTGCCATGTATGGCGTAAACATGAAATATAAAAAGCCGTTTATTGCTGCTCTGCTTGGAGGAGCGATCGGCGGTGCATTTATGGGGATTTTCCATGTCAAAGCTTACGTCATTACAGGTCTGGTCGGTTTGCCGGGCGTTGCTGCCTTCATTAGTCCGGCGATCAGCACATTGATCTTGGCCATTGTCGGCGGTCTGATTGCGATGGCGGCCGCAGCGCTGATTACGTACATTTTGGGAATCAAAGAAGAAGACGCTCCGGCGGCTGCACCTGCTGCACCGGTTGCGGACAACAGCACTTCTTCCGCACCTGCAGCTGTCGTCGAAGCTCCAAGCACGGTTCAAGCTGCACAAATCTTCAGCCCGATGGATGGGGAAGTCAAATCGCTTAGCGAGGTGCCTGACCCTGCATTCTCCGAAGAAATCATGGGTAAAGGTTTTGCGATCCAGCCTGCTGGCAGTCGTGCTGTATCGCCGGTCAATGGTACCGTATTCTCCCTTTCAAAGAGCGGACATGCCATCGGTCTTGTCAGTGACGAAGGGGCAGAGATGCTGATCCATATCGGAATCGATACAGTGAAATTGAAAGGGCAATTTTTCACGCCAAAAGTACAAGCTGGCGCGAAGGTGACCGTTGGCGACGTGTTGATGGAGTTTGACCGCGAAGAGATCGAAAAAGCGGGATATAACACGATTACACCGGTGATCATCACCAACATGCACCAATACTCCACCATTGAATCGGCTGGACGCACAATGATCAAAGAAAAAGAGTTGATCTACACGGCCAAAGCATAA
- a CDS encoding PRD domain-containing protein, giving the protein MKIEKVLNNNVVTVVDPAGNELVVMGRGIAFKKHTGESIDESLVEKIFSLESKEVSQKLKTLLSDIPVEYVECSDEIIRYAETVLGEKLHESIYISLTDHIHFAIDRHRQGMQLRNALFWEIKRMYRKEYAIGLKALQIIEETLGVLLPEDECAFIAMHLVNAQMNGEMRETISITNIVKDILNIVRRSFVVELDEDSLSYYRFLTHLKFFAQRVLQGTSIEDKVEDNPLHDLVSKQYPEAHACAVKISDYTRKIYGRVLSKEEVLYLTIHIERVVRNEQTIE; this is encoded by the coding sequence ATGAAAATCGAGAAGGTGCTGAACAACAACGTAGTTACCGTGGTCGATCCCGCAGGCAACGAGCTTGTTGTCATGGGACGTGGAATTGCGTTCAAAAAGCATACAGGTGAATCGATTGACGAAAGTCTGGTCGAAAAAATATTCTCGTTGGAAAGCAAGGAAGTATCCCAGAAACTGAAAACGCTTCTGTCCGATATTCCTGTCGAATATGTCGAGTGCTCGGACGAGATTATCCGCTATGCGGAAACGGTGCTTGGCGAGAAATTGCATGAGAGCATTTACATTTCGCTGACCGACCATATTCATTTCGCCATTGATCGCCATCGTCAGGGTATGCAGCTTCGCAACGCATTGTTTTGGGAGATCAAGCGCATGTACCGCAAGGAATATGCGATCGGGCTTAAGGCACTTCAGATTATTGAGGAAACGTTAGGCGTGTTGCTGCCTGAAGACGAGTGTGCATTTATCGCCATGCATCTGGTAAATGCCCAAATGAACGGCGAGATGCGCGAAACGATCAGCATTACGAATATCGTGAAAGATATTCTTAACATTGTCAGACGGAGCTTTGTCGTGGAACTGGATGAGGACTCTCTGAGCTATTATCGCTTCTTGACCCATCTGAAGTTCTTCGCCCAGCGCGTGCTGCAAGGCACGTCGATCGAAGACAAGGTGGAAGACAATCCGCTTCATGATCTGGTCAGCAAGCAATACCCCGAGGCGCATGCCTGTGCGGTGAAGATCAGCGATTATACGCGCAAAATCTATGGCCGGGTCCTTTCCAAGGAAGAAGTGCTGTACTTGACGATTCATATTGAACGGGTCGTCCGCAATGAACAAACAATCGAATAA
- a CDS encoding glycoside hydrolase family 1 protein, whose product MITARKGFPENFLWGGATAANQLEGAFDKDGKGLSTADMIAHVPKEKRTGGHAMEISSSRIEEILAGKIEERFPKRFGIDFYHRFKEDIALFAEMGFKVFRMSIHWARIFPNGYDAEPNEAGLKFYDEVFDELLKHGIEPLVTLSHYETPLGLTLKYNGWAGREVIGHYVRYAETVFKRYKDKVKYWLTFNEINVMLFSPYTGGGILIDKVDNKLQTTYQALHHQFVASATVTKLAHEIIPDVKVGCMLARMETYANTCNPVDVRLAQFENQINLFFTDMHARGKYPNYMARYFEENNIVIDIQPGDEEIMENNTVDFISFSYYMSVTKSASATEAETSGNLTGGVKNPYLEASDWGWEIDPIGLRITLNNFWDRYQKPLFIVENGLGAYDKVEEDGSIHDSYRIDYLKKHIEQMKEAVKDGVELMGFTAWGPIDLVSMSTSEMSKRYGFIYVDLDDEGNGTLARSKKDSFDWYKNVIASNGEQL is encoded by the coding sequence ATGATTACAGCAAGAAAAGGATTTCCTGAAAATTTCCTCTGGGGAGGCGCAACGGCGGCGAACCAATTGGAAGGCGCTTTTGATAAAGACGGCAAAGGATTGTCCACGGCAGACATGATCGCCCACGTGCCGAAAGAGAAACGCACAGGCGGACACGCCATGGAAATTTCCTCTTCCCGGATCGAAGAAATCCTGGCGGGCAAAATCGAAGAACGTTTCCCGAAACGCTTCGGCATCGATTTCTACCATCGTTTCAAAGAAGATATCGCTTTGTTTGCGGAAATGGGCTTCAAAGTGTTCCGTATGTCGATCCATTGGGCGCGCATTTTCCCGAACGGTTATGATGCGGAACCGAACGAAGCGGGTCTGAAATTTTACGATGAAGTGTTCGATGAGTTGTTGAAGCATGGCATCGAGCCGCTCGTTACGCTGTCTCACTATGAAACTCCGCTCGGTTTGACCCTAAAATACAACGGTTGGGCTGGCCGTGAAGTCATCGGACATTACGTAAGATACGCTGAAACGGTGTTCAAACGCTACAAAGACAAAGTCAAATATTGGCTGACGTTCAACGAAATCAACGTGATGCTCTTCAGCCCGTATACTGGCGGGGGCATCTTGATCGATAAAGTGGATAATAAGCTGCAAACGACGTATCAAGCACTGCACCACCAATTTGTAGCAAGTGCAACCGTAACGAAATTGGCGCATGAGATCATTCCTGACGTAAAAGTGGGCTGCATGCTGGCTCGCATGGAAACTTATGCAAACACATGTAATCCGGTTGACGTGCGTTTGGCGCAATTCGAGAACCAAATCAACCTGTTCTTCACGGATATGCATGCTCGCGGCAAATATCCGAACTACATGGCGCGTTATTTCGAAGAAAACAACATTGTGATCGACATCCAGCCAGGCGACGAAGAAATCATGGAGAACAACACCGTGGATTTCATCTCCTTCAGCTATTATATGTCCGTGACCAAATCGGCGTCGGCGACCGAAGCGGAAACATCCGGCAACTTGACCGGAGGCGTGAAAAATCCTTATTTGGAAGCGTCCGACTGGGGATGGGAAATCGACCCGATCGGTCTGCGCATAACGCTCAACAACTTCTGGGATCGTTATCAGAAGCCGCTATTTATCGTTGAAAACGGACTTGGGGCATACGATAAAGTGGAAGAGGACGGTTCCATCCATGACTCTTACCGCATCGACTACCTCAAAAAACACATCGAACAAATGAAGGAAGCCGTTAAAGACGGCGTTGAACTCATGGGTTTTACGGCATGGGGACCCATCGACCTCGTGAGCATGTCCACGTCCGAAATGTCTAAACGTTACGGTTTCATTTACGTTGATCTGGACGATGAAGGAAATGGTACGCTGGCCCGTTCGAAAAAGGATTCTTTTGACTGGTACAAAAATGTCATTGCAAGCAATGGCGAGCAGCTGTAA
- a CDS encoding suppressor of fused domain protein yields MTEEINTSGWDAIEAACTEVYGAQEPKHYGTAIPYMLGGPDPLDGISVYQAEAPVPHWHFVTYGFSELYEKESENKEWSGYGFELTFRLLRNENDTEPPAWALNLLQNMGRYVFNSGNVFHAGDYLDANGPICLGSDTLLTALAFVEDEDLKECSSPNGRVQFLQMIGITGPELETMQTWNTRGFLAACKAYMPKYITDLARNSYEQLPSVAKAVQHGIAEEGSSTAFLYIQQLGWTAGRKRMLQKNIPAELQLGAKQAGLIGKILHSRISKKAPLSLIGPDLNVTFEAGEDASIHEDEGRITITVHEQAVAELCEQLRPKARTFELASLPGILFRIEPTEIKDQEGRVVETIG; encoded by the coding sequence GTGACTGAAGAAATAAATACATCCGGTTGGGACGCCATCGAAGCAGCCTGCACCGAAGTATACGGAGCTCAGGAGCCCAAACATTATGGCACGGCCATCCCTTACATGCTTGGCGGACCTGATCCGCTGGATGGCATTAGCGTCTATCAGGCCGAGGCGCCTGTCCCTCATTGGCATTTCGTGACCTATGGTTTTTCCGAGCTTTATGAGAAGGAATCGGAAAACAAGGAATGGAGCGGCTATGGATTCGAACTCACCTTTCGTCTGCTGAGAAATGAAAATGACACCGAACCTCCTGCCTGGGCGCTCAATCTTCTGCAAAATATGGGACGCTACGTCTTCAATAGCGGGAATGTCTTTCATGCCGGGGATTACCTGGATGCCAACGGCCCGATCTGTCTCGGATCCGATACGCTGCTGACAGCGCTGGCTTTCGTGGAGGACGAGGATCTCAAGGAATGCTCCAGTCCCAATGGGCGAGTGCAGTTTCTGCAAATGATCGGCATCACCGGACCGGAACTCGAAACGATGCAAACGTGGAATACGCGTGGATTTCTTGCCGCCTGTAAAGCGTATATGCCGAAGTACATCACGGATTTGGCAAGAAACTCGTACGAACAGCTCCCTTCGGTGGCGAAAGCCGTGCAGCACGGCATTGCGGAGGAAGGATCAAGCACGGCATTTTTGTACATTCAACAGCTTGGTTGGACTGCCGGACGGAAGCGTATGCTGCAAAAGAATATTCCTGCAGAACTGCAGCTCGGAGCCAAACAGGCCGGTTTGATCGGCAAAATATTGCACAGCCGCATTTCAAAAAAAGCGCCTCTGTCCCTTATCGGTCCCGACCTCAACGTAACCTTCGAAGCCGGGGAGGATGCCTCGATCCATGAGGATGAGGGCCGGATAACGATAACGGTTCATGAGCAGGCCGTTGCGGAACTATGCGAACAATTGCGACCCAAAGCACGGACATTCGAGCTCGCCTCGCTGCCGGGCATTCTTTTCCGCATCGAACCGACGGAAATCAAAGATCAGGAAGGTCGCGTCGTCGAAACGATCGGTTAA